Proteins encoded by one window of Salvia splendens isolate huo1 chromosome 5, SspV2, whole genome shotgun sequence:
- the LOC121804022 gene encoding uncharacterized protein LOC121804022 has product MEPLTSPNPEKFSKALGLAFQGSNRNGKIWVFVVEGPSFMVERDTDQALFGRFGSPRLASHLCVSTIYAKCTRSERLHLWDELRECSILMEGTPWMIGGDFNTILHPRDKVGSDTNRQAEMVDFAEAIEDCRILDPGFDGSEFTWAKNGLFERLDRILVNERWAQSLETTRVTNLPRIASDHGPVLVRCKVTSNNIGGRPFRFQNMWIRHEGFEDLVRGDWIQPTESEGLLNFQIKLARLKRTLKVWNKETFGNITTSGIWRRKLQWPKVISKEGQPGEHDRDQ; this is encoded by the coding sequence atggagccgctcacAAGCCCTAACCCGGAGAAATTCTCAAAGGCTTTGGGGCTGGCTTTTCAAGGTTCGAATAGAAATGGGAAGATTTGGGTGTTCGTTGTGGAGGGGCCCAGCTTCATGGTCGAGAGAGATACGGATCAGGCCTTATTCGGCCGTTTTGGATCCCCTCGCCTAGCTAGCCACTTGTGTGTCTCGACGATTTACGCAAAATGCACTAGGTCCGAACGACTCCATTTATGGGATGAATTGAGGGAGTGCTCTATACTCATGGAGGGCACACCTTGGATGatcggaggggacttcaacaccattctccaTCCGCGAGACAAAGTAGGGAGTGACACAAACCGCCAAGCcgaaatggtggactttgcggaGGCCATTGAGGACTGCAGGATACTAGACCCGGGCTTTGATGGGTCGGAGTTCacgtgggccaagaatggcctcttcGAAAGATTGGATAGAATCCTTGTGAACGAACGGTGGGCACAAAGTTTGGAAACTACTCGGGTGACGAACctgccccggattgcctcggaccacggGCCTGTGTTGGTAAGATGCAAAGTGACAAGCAACAACATCGGGGGAAGGCCAttcaggttccaaaacatgtggattAGGCACGAAGGATTTGAGGACCTTGTACGGGGAGATTGGATCCAACCGACGGAGTCCGAAGGCCTCctcaatttccaaatcaaacTTGCTCGGTTAAAGAGAACCCTAAAGGTGTGGAACAAGGAGACTTTCGGGAACATAACAACCTCAGGGATATGGAGGCGAAAATTGCAATGGCCAAAAGTGATTTCGAAGGAAGGCCAACCCGGAGAACATGACAGAGATCAATAG